A window from Planococcus maritimus encodes these proteins:
- a CDS encoding NRAMP family divalent metal transporter: MDNVKKMKNTNRSVLLGAAFLMATSAIGPGFLTQTTVFTETLLASFGFVILISIIIDIGAQTNIWRIIAISGKRAQDIANDVLPGLGYVLAFLVVIGGLAFNIGNIAGAGLGTNVLFGISPELGAGLSGLLAVGIFMVKEAGRAMDRFAQILGFVMIALTIYVMITAQPPVGEAVAKTFAPDTIDIFAIVTLVGGTVGGYITFAGGHRLVDAGMTGQRHLPQVTRSSIYAIGVASIMRVILFLAVLGVVSQGLALDPDNPPASVFQLAAGNIGYKIFGVVMWAAAVTSVVGAAYTSVSFIRSFSPVLEKYHRYLTIGFIVISTIVFISIGRPVLILLLVGSLNGLILPIALGVMLVAAHKKKVVGDYKHPLWMTIFGVVIVIAMSWMGGYTLLNGIPQLFK, from the coding sequence ATGGACAATGTTAAAAAGATGAAAAATACCAACCGCAGCGTCCTGCTCGGCGCTGCCTTCCTAATGGCGACTTCCGCTATCGGACCGGGGTTCTTGACCCAAACAACCGTTTTTACTGAGACTTTATTGGCGTCATTCGGCTTTGTCATTTTGATCTCCATCATCATCGATATCGGTGCGCAGACGAACATTTGGCGCATCATTGCCATTTCAGGAAAGCGCGCGCAAGATATCGCAAATGACGTGCTGCCAGGGCTTGGCTACGTGCTAGCGTTTCTCGTCGTCATCGGTGGGCTTGCTTTTAATATCGGGAACATTGCTGGTGCTGGGCTCGGTACGAATGTGTTGTTCGGCATTTCCCCGGAACTCGGCGCAGGACTTAGCGGCTTGCTGGCAGTCGGGATCTTCATGGTGAAAGAAGCGGGACGCGCGATGGACCGCTTCGCCCAAATTCTCGGCTTTGTCATGATCGCCTTGACGATTTATGTCATGATCACCGCACAACCGCCTGTCGGTGAAGCGGTGGCGAAAACTTTCGCTCCTGATACAATCGATATTTTTGCGATTGTTACGCTTGTCGGCGGAACCGTCGGCGGCTATATCACGTTCGCCGGCGGCCATCGCCTGGTCGATGCCGGGATGACCGGTCAAAGGCATTTGCCGCAAGTGACGCGCAGCTCCATTTATGCGATTGGGGTCGCGTCCATCATGCGCGTCATCTTATTCCTTGCCGTACTCGGTGTCGTCTCGCAAGGACTGGCTCTCGATCCGGACAATCCGCCAGCTTCTGTATTTCAGCTTGCTGCTGGCAATATCGGCTATAAAATTTTCGGTGTCGTCATGTGGGCTGCCGCAGTCACTTCGGTCGTCGGCGCCGCTTATACCTCTGTTTCGTTCATCCGGTCGTTCAGCCCGGTGCTTGAGAAATATCACCGCTACTTGACCATTGGCTTTATCGTCATCTCGACCATCGTCTTTATCTCCATTGGACGCCCGGTCTTGATTCTCTTGCTTGTCGGCTCGTTGAACGGCTTGATCTTGCCGATTGCACTCGGTGTGATGCTCGTCGCCGCCCACAAGAAAAAAGTCGTCGGCGATTACAAACATCCGCTATGGATGACGATCTTCGGTGTCGTCATCGTGATCGCCATGTCCTGGATGGGCGGTTACACATTATTGAATGGCATCCCGCAATTATTTAAATAA
- a CDS encoding ABC transporter ATP-binding protein, which yields MTVVKTQGLSKTFGEFKALDGVDIEVKEGEVFGFIGPNGAGKSTTLRVLLGILKASEGSAEIFGKDVWKDAVDIHKRVAYVPGDVNLWPNLTGGEVIDLFGRLRGGYDKKRRDELISRFGLDPSKKCRTYSKGNRQKVALIAAFSADADLYIFDEPTSGLDPLMERVFAEYVQEAKAQGKSILLSSHILSEVEKLCDRVAIIRKGRIIETGTLKEMRHLTGSLMFIETHQPIPDLAELRGVHRVEPFDGGWSFQVDSDELDAVVRHLSAFGLKRMESRPPTLEDLFIRHYEETETGAGGGV from the coding sequence ATGACGGTCGTCAAAACACAAGGGCTCAGTAAAACATTCGGGGAGTTCAAAGCGCTGGATGGCGTCGATATCGAAGTGAAAGAAGGAGAAGTCTTCGGTTTCATCGGGCCGAACGGGGCAGGGAAATCAACGACTTTGCGTGTCTTGCTCGGCATTTTGAAAGCATCGGAAGGCAGCGCCGAGATTTTCGGCAAAGATGTTTGGAAAGATGCCGTCGATATCCATAAACGAGTGGCGTACGTGCCAGGGGATGTCAATTTATGGCCAAACTTGACCGGCGGCGAAGTGATCGATTTGTTTGGCAGATTACGCGGCGGCTACGACAAGAAACGGCGCGATGAGCTGATCAGCCGGTTCGGGCTCGACCCAAGCAAAAAATGCCGGACCTATTCAAAAGGCAATCGGCAGAAAGTGGCGCTCATCGCTGCCTTTTCTGCAGATGCAGATCTTTATATCTTTGATGAGCCGACGTCTGGTCTCGATCCGCTCATGGAGCGCGTGTTTGCCGAATACGTCCAGGAAGCGAAAGCACAAGGCAAGAGCATCCTCCTGTCGAGCCATATCCTATCAGAAGTAGAAAAACTATGCGACCGGGTGGCAATTATCCGCAAAGGGCGCATTATTGAAACCGGGACGCTTAAAGAGATGCGCCATTTAACAGGCTCTTTGATGTTCATTGAAACCCATCAGCCGATACCGGACTTGGCCGAACTGCGGGGCGTGCACCGTGTTGAGCCCTTTGATGGCGGCTGGTCATTCCAAGTGGACAGCGATGAACTTGATGCAGTCGTTCGCCATTTAAGCGCGTTCGGCCTGAAGCGGATGGAAAGCCGTCCGCCAACCTTGGAAGATTTGTTTATCCGCCATTATGAAGAAACGGAGACAGGAGCAGGGGGTGGCGTGTGA
- a CDS encoding ABC transporter permease: protein MSQLFDHTWSLMRFILRRDRIRLPIWILSFAFVSAGVVLVFENLYGDDIERQALSETMENPAMIAMVGPNYGGMDYTTGAMTAHEMLLMTAAVVALMNILLVSRHTRGDEEEGRLELVRALPVGRLSSTAAVLGVLAGVNALLALVTGVSMAALGVDSVDLHGSLLFGASLGATGFFFAALTIVLAQLTQNARATTGLSIAALLAFYMIRAIGDVMSEPLALTSPLGWILRAKPYIENEWWPVGLSLGLALALSILALYLNSIRDHDSGFLPTRAGRTTASSMLQGTFGLAFRLQRTSLIAWAVAMFILGASYGSVLGEIESFFDDIELFQQLIVQQAGFSLIELFIPVLSSVMAILASIPAIMVVLKIKTEEKNERMEHLVSRSVSRVRLVFSYWLLASLTAVTMLAMTGLGLGIAGNSVLEDSLSFNTYLGAPLAYLPAVLVMIGLALAFVGFWPSIASFLWLYLGVSFFVVYLGELLQLPEWVEKLTPYGHIPAIPLDEVNYGVLILMVVIAAALALAGAYGFRRRDLQN, encoded by the coding sequence ATGAGCCAGCTTTTTGACCATACGTGGAGTTTGATGCGTTTTATCTTGCGGCGAGACCGAATCCGCCTGCCCATCTGGATCTTGTCGTTCGCTTTTGTATCGGCAGGTGTCGTCCTCGTCTTCGAAAATTTATACGGAGACGATATCGAACGCCAAGCTTTAAGCGAAACGATGGAAAATCCGGCCATGATCGCCATGGTCGGGCCGAATTACGGTGGAATGGACTATACGACAGGTGCTATGACAGCGCATGAAATGCTGTTGATGACGGCCGCTGTTGTGGCGCTAATGAATATTTTATTGGTCAGTCGCCATACACGAGGCGATGAAGAGGAAGGGCGGCTAGAATTGGTCCGCGCGCTCCCTGTCGGCCGGTTGTCGAGTACGGCAGCAGTTTTAGGCGTGCTAGCGGGTGTCAATGCCTTACTCGCTTTGGTGACCGGCGTTTCGATGGCAGCTCTTGGAGTCGACAGTGTGGACCTCCACGGTTCTCTCTTGTTCGGTGCGTCGTTAGGAGCCACAGGATTCTTCTTCGCGGCATTGACGATCGTCCTTGCACAATTGACACAGAACGCCCGGGCTACGACCGGCTTGTCGATTGCCGCGTTGCTCGCGTTTTACATGATTCGCGCAATAGGTGATGTCATGAGCGAACCATTGGCACTCACCTCTCCGCTCGGATGGATCCTGCGTGCCAAGCCCTATATCGAAAACGAGTGGTGGCCGGTTGGGTTGTCGCTCGGCTTGGCACTCGCCCTCTCTATCCTTGCCTTGTATTTAAACAGTATCCGTGACCACGATTCGGGCTTTTTACCGACGCGAGCTGGACGAACCACCGCTTCTAGTATGTTGCAAGGGACGTTCGGTTTAGCATTTCGCCTTCAACGCACGAGCCTGATTGCTTGGGCAGTTGCCATGTTTATTCTGGGCGCTTCTTATGGCTCTGTGCTTGGCGAAATCGAAAGTTTCTTCGATGATATCGAGCTTTTCCAGCAATTGATTGTCCAGCAAGCAGGATTCAGCCTGATCGAATTGTTCATCCCCGTGTTGTCATCAGTCATGGCCATTCTGGCTTCAATCCCAGCGATTATGGTGGTATTGAAGATCAAGACAGAAGAAAAGAATGAGCGGATGGAGCACCTGGTGAGCCGCTCGGTTTCCCGCGTGCGCCTTGTTTTTAGCTATTGGCTCCTCGCTTCATTGACTGCCGTCACGATGCTTGCGATGACCGGGCTTGGACTCGGCATTGCGGGCAATAGTGTGTTAGAAGACAGCTTGTCGTTTAACACCTATCTCGGCGCGCCGCTAGCATATTTGCCTGCGGTGCTGGTCATGATCGGGCTGGCCCTGGCATTTGTCGGCTTCTGGCCTAGTATTGCGAGTTTCCTCTGGCTTTACTTAGGTGTATCATTTTTCGTCGTCTACTTGGGAGAGTTACTGCAACTACCGGAGTGGGTGGAAAAGTTGACGCCTTATGGACACATCCCGGCGATTCCATTGGATGAGGTCAATTACGGCGTGCTCATATTGATGGTTGTCATTGCAGCAGCTTTGGCGCTAGCAGGTGCCTATGGCTTCCGCCGGCGTGATTTGCAAAATTGA
- a CDS encoding GNAT family N-acetyltransferase has protein sequence MNTNSLPKEIQTERLKLIPITEELYRNLYGSYAMDAHISLHLDDLKQDQRLYGWGAWIAFDQSGAPIGDMGFKGCPDKAGKVEIGYGVKEPYQGNGYATEGVQGLIDWAFAFPEVREVTAECYEDNAPSIRVLEKLGFERIAQSKELVFWRLRDGY, from the coding sequence ATGAACACCAATTCATTGCCAAAAGAAATTCAGACAGAACGACTAAAGTTAATCCCCATCACTGAAGAACTGTATCGGAATTTGTATGGCAGTTATGCGATGGATGCACACATTAGCCTGCATTTAGACGATTTAAAACAAGATCAGCGTCTTTACGGCTGGGGGGCATGGATCGCTTTTGATCAATCCGGCGCACCGATTGGCGATATGGGGTTCAAGGGATGTCCGGACAAAGCCGGAAAAGTGGAAATCGGCTATGGCGTAAAGGAACCTTATCAAGGGAACGGCTACGCGACAGAAGGCGTGCAAGGCTTGATCGATTGGGCCTTTGCTTTTCCGGAAGTACGTGAAGTGACGGCGGAATGCTATGAAGACAATGCGCCTTCGATTCGTGTGCTCGAAAAGCTTGGATTTGAACGCATCGCACAGTCGAAAGAATTGGTGTTTTGGAGATTGCGCGATGGCTATTGA
- a CDS encoding biotin-dependent carboxyltransferase family protein — translation MLTIRKSGLQTAVQDLGRTGFQRYGVIASGVMDPFAHRIANLLAGNAETAATLEIALSGPVIEFEADHFIAICGGDLSPSLDGKPLTMWRGHFVRKGSILSFGEPKRGARSYVAVAGSFDIPVVMDSCSTYLRAGIGGFHGRALKNGDSLQTLPLPAGRLEALKNQNAQAPDWLIPPARYHEQPIVRMMPGRQFTLFNEESRTRIFEETFTVSASSDRMGYRLEGAELALEKQEELISEAVAFGSVQVPADGNPIVLLADRQTTGGYPKIGQVAAVDLPLISQLKPGESLKFRHISVHDAQQLYIEQEQQIRQLKIAIQMKREEWT, via the coding sequence ATGCTGACCATTCGTAAAAGTGGGCTGCAAACAGCTGTGCAAGATCTCGGCCGCACCGGATTTCAGCGCTATGGTGTCATCGCAAGCGGCGTTATGGACCCGTTTGCCCACCGCATCGCCAATTTGCTCGCAGGCAATGCCGAAACGGCAGCAACCCTGGAAATCGCCTTGTCCGGCCCGGTCATCGAGTTCGAAGCCGACCATTTCATCGCCATTTGCGGAGGCGACTTATCCCCTTCGCTCGACGGCAAGCCACTTACCATGTGGCGCGGCCATTTCGTCCGAAAGGGCAGCATCCTGTCATTCGGCGAACCGAAGCGCGGCGCACGCAGTTACGTGGCCGTTGCGGGCAGTTTTGATATACCGGTTGTCATGGACAGCTGCTCCACGTATTTACGCGCAGGCATCGGCGGCTTCCACGGGCGCGCGCTAAAAAACGGCGACAGCCTGCAGACGCTCCCTCTTCCTGCCGGGCGCCTAGAAGCCTTAAAAAACCAGAACGCACAGGCACCTGACTGGCTCATCCCGCCTGCCCGCTACCACGAGCAGCCGATCGTCCGGATGATGCCGGGACGTCAATTCACTCTCTTTAATGAAGAGAGCCGGACACGCATATTCGAAGAAACCTTCACCGTTTCAGCCAGTTCAGACCGCATGGGCTATCGCTTGGAAGGTGCTGAACTGGCACTTGAAAAGCAGGAAGAATTGATTTCGGAAGCGGTCGCGTTCGGTTCTGTGCAAGTCCCGGCAGATGGCAACCCCATCGTCTTGCTCGCAGACCGCCAGACGACCGGCGGCTATCCGAAAATCGGCCAAGTCGCAGCGGTCGATTTGCCGCTGATCAGTCAATTAAAACCCGGCGAATCGCTGAAATTCCGCCACATCTCTGTGCATGATGCACAACAGCTTTACATCGAACAAGAACAGCAAATCCGTCAATTGAAAATCGCAATCCAAATGAAACGGGAGGAATGGACATGA
- a CDS encoding LrgB family protein → MAFTPAALIFSTLTVTAYVIANFIYLRFRKTPLNPVITTTVALVAILVLFDIPYETYMEGGDWIAFLLGPAVVALAVPLYKHRQLLQKNLVPIAAGITAGVLAGLVSGTLFTRWLGFADELILTVLPKSLTTPVAMQIASTIGGIPSLAAVFVMVAGFTGILLGPYMLHALHIDSPIGRGIGLGASAHGLGTAKAFEYGPESASMSSVAMTLAAVLGALLSPLVAWLLL, encoded by the coding sequence ATGGCATTTACTCCTGCAGCCCTTATTTTTTCCACGCTGACCGTCACGGCCTATGTCATTGCCAATTTCATCTATTTAAGATTTCGCAAAACGCCCTTGAACCCGGTCATTACCACAACCGTCGCACTCGTGGCAATCTTGGTCCTGTTCGATATTCCTTACGAAACTTATATGGAAGGCGGCGACTGGATCGCATTTCTCCTCGGACCGGCTGTTGTGGCACTTGCTGTCCCGCTCTATAAGCATCGTCAATTGCTCCAAAAAAACTTGGTCCCGATCGCAGCCGGAATCACTGCCGGGGTCCTTGCTGGCCTCGTCAGCGGTACCTTATTCACGCGCTGGCTCGGTTTTGCGGATGAATTGATTTTGACGGTCTTGCCGAAATCGTTGACGACGCCTGTTGCCATGCAGATCGCCTCGACCATTGGCGGCATCCCGTCGCTCGCTGCCGTCTTCGTCATGGTCGCGGGGTTCACAGGCATTCTGCTCGGCCCGTATATGCTGCACGCATTGCATATCGATTCCCCGATTGGGCGTGGTATCGGTCTCGGCGCATCAGCCCATGGCCTGGGCACAGCGAAAGCGTTCGAATACGGCCCTGAATCAGCTTCGATGAGTTCTGTCGCGATGACTTTGGCTGCTGTTCTTGGCGCATTGCTCAGCCCCCTCGTAGCCTGGCTGCTGTTATGA
- a CDS encoding putative hydro-lyase: protein MDMQFTSPEELRSAIRTGEFQAPTSGFAPGFIQTNLAILPKDMAFEFLLFCQRNPKACPVIDVTEPGSFVPALSAPYADLRTDIPKYRIYRDGVLTEETTDIRPLWTDDMVAFLLGCSFTFEEALTQNGIPMRHQEQGCNVPMYKTSLAAVPAGRFQGPTVVSMRPVKEQDIVRAVQVTSRFPNVHGAPVHIGNPESIGIQDINKPDFGDAVEIKEGEVPVFWACGVTPQAVAMESKPSLMITHAPGHMFVTDLKSEDFSVF, encoded by the coding sequence ATGGACATGCAATTCACATCTCCAGAAGAGCTGCGCAGCGCCATCCGGACAGGCGAATTCCAAGCACCGACGTCTGGCTTCGCCCCAGGATTCATCCAAACGAATCTGGCTATTTTGCCAAAAGACATGGCGTTTGAATTTCTGCTGTTCTGTCAGCGCAATCCAAAAGCCTGTCCGGTCATCGATGTCACGGAACCCGGTTCATTTGTTCCGGCATTGTCCGCGCCGTATGCAGATTTGCGCACCGACATTCCGAAATACCGCATCTACCGTGATGGCGTGTTGACGGAAGAAACAACTGACATCCGCCCGTTATGGACAGATGACATGGTCGCTTTCTTGCTTGGCTGCAGCTTTACATTCGAAGAAGCGCTGACACAAAACGGCATTCCGATGCGCCATCAAGAGCAGGGCTGCAACGTGCCGATGTATAAGACTTCGCTTGCAGCTGTCCCAGCCGGCCGCTTCCAAGGACCGACTGTCGTTAGCATGCGCCCGGTCAAAGAACAAGACATCGTCCGCGCGGTGCAAGTGACGAGCCGCTTCCCGAACGTCCACGGCGCTCCCGTCCATATCGGCAATCCCGAATCGATTGGCATCCAAGACATCAACAAGCCCGATTTCGGCGATGCCGTTGAAATTAAAGAAGGCGAAGTGCCGGTCTTCTGGGCATGTGGCGTCACGCCACAAGCCGTCGCGATGGAAAGCAAGCCTTCCTTGATGATCACTCATGCTCCTGGCCATATGTTCGTCACTGACTTGAAATCAGAAGACTTTAGCGTGTTTTAA
- a CDS encoding CidA/LrgA family protein encodes MKIIRIILQLLVLYGFLLIGEAIQALLHLPMPGSIIGFLLLFGALLLKIYPLEWIDAGATFLLSFLSLYFIPATVGVVDYGPLFSGKGALLLPVVIISTLITMAAAGFVSQHMANRHAAKKEET; translated from the coding sequence ATGAAAATCATACGCATTATTTTGCAATTGCTTGTGCTTTATGGCTTTTTGCTGATTGGCGAAGCCATACAAGCTTTGCTCCATTTGCCTATGCCTGGCAGCATCATCGGCTTTTTATTACTGTTTGGCGCATTATTGCTGAAAATTTATCCTCTTGAATGGATCGATGCCGGCGCGACATTCTTATTGAGTTTTCTTTCCTTATATTTCATTCCGGCTACGGTCGGCGTCGTCGATTATGGTCCGCTATTTTCCGGAAAAGGGGCGTTGCTGTTGCCGGTTGTCATCATTAGCACGTTAATCACGATGGCCGCGGCCGGATTCGTAAGCCAACACATGGCGAATCGACATGCAGCGAAAAAGGAGGAAACTTAA
- a CDS encoding LamB/YcsF family protein yields the protein MNHQVDLNCDMGESFGTYTLGNDRAILDYVTSANIACGFHAGDPATMRETVKLALDKNVGIGAHPGLQDLAGFGRRNMAVTPQEIYDLVIYQIGALYGFVKAEGGKLQHVKAHGAMYNMAAGDAKLSEAIAEAVYKIDPELVLFGLSGSEIIKAGNKIGLRTANEVFSDRTYQPDGTLTPRSQDNALITDPDAAIQQVIHMVKENKVINTEGTETALKAETICIHGDGKTAKEFAMQISGSLKEAGIAIQHIHKIV from the coding sequence ATGAACCATCAAGTAGATTTGAACTGTGACATGGGTGAAAGCTTCGGTACCTATACACTTGGCAATGACCGGGCAATTCTCGATTACGTCACTTCCGCCAATATCGCGTGCGGCTTTCACGCAGGCGACCCGGCGACGATGCGCGAAACCGTCAAACTGGCACTCGACAAAAACGTCGGCATCGGTGCCCACCCCGGCCTTCAGGACCTTGCCGGTTTCGGGCGGCGCAACATGGCTGTCACCCCACAGGAAATATACGATCTTGTCATTTACCAGATTGGTGCACTCTACGGGTTTGTGAAAGCAGAAGGCGGAAAGCTTCAACACGTGAAAGCCCACGGCGCCATGTACAATATGGCCGCAGGTGATGCCAAGCTGTCGGAAGCGATCGCAGAAGCGGTCTATAAAATCGACCCGGAACTCGTCTTGTTCGGCTTATCTGGCAGTGAAATCATCAAAGCCGGCAATAAGATCGGCTTGCGCACAGCGAATGAAGTGTTCTCCGACCGCACGTATCAGCCAGATGGCACGCTCACGCCGCGCAGCCAAGACAACGCGCTCATCACCGACCCAGATGCTGCGATCCAACAAGTCATTCACATGGTCAAAGAAAACAAAGTCATCAATACAGAAGGCACCGAGACTGCCTTGAAGGCAGAAACGATCTGCATCCACGGCGATGGCAAGACTGCAAAAGAATTTGCGATGCAGATCTCCGGTTCCTTGAAAGAGGCGGGAATCGCTATCCAACATATCCACAAAATTGTGTAA
- a CDS encoding TetR/AcrR family transcriptional regulator translates to MEVIVIVERFENLEERKQRTILQAALAEFAAHGYAKASTNRIVQAAGIGKGMLFYYFTSKQELYAYLVKYSLETIQSRYLDRVDGEEPDMIERLTQLARLKMEAQVENEEVFNFSAVFMQENDAPLPDELAVKIGELKQTGYRLMYEGIDKSRFRKDADPDKVFHLIRWSIDGFQQELLAKLSGQNLAEIDFAPYWDEFYGYLAILKRSFYETEGESS, encoded by the coding sequence ATGGAGGTGATCGTCATCGTTGAACGATTTGAAAATTTAGAAGAGCGCAAGCAACGCACCATTCTTCAGGCCGCGCTTGCTGAATTTGCGGCGCATGGCTACGCGAAAGCCTCGACCAATCGCATCGTCCAAGCGGCAGGCATCGGCAAGGGGATGTTGTTTTATTATTTCACGAGCAAGCAGGAGCTGTACGCGTATTTGGTGAAGTATAGCCTTGAAACCATCCAGAGCCGTTATTTGGACCGAGTGGATGGGGAAGAACCGGATATGATTGAACGACTCACACAGCTTGCCCGCCTGAAAATGGAAGCCCAAGTTGAAAATGAGGAAGTATTCAATTTCTCAGCTGTGTTTATGCAAGAAAACGATGCGCCTTTGCCTGACGAGCTGGCGGTGAAAATAGGCGAACTGAAACAGACCGGCTACCGGCTCATGTATGAAGGTATCGACAAAAGCCGTTTCCGGAAAGATGCAGATCCCGATAAAGTATTCCATTTGATCCGTTGGTCGATCGATGGCTTCCAACAGGAATTGCTTGCGAAGCTGTCTGGCCAGAACCTTGCTGAGATTGACTTTGCGCCGTATTGGGATGAATTTTATGGCTATTTGGCTATTTTGAAAAGGAGTTTTTACGAAACGGAGGGGGAATCGTCATGA
- a CDS encoding NUDIX hydrolase → MAIEKLACVTEDGALIGVATREEVHRQGLWHETFHCWIVSREQGRTLIHLQLRSQNKADFPGLFDITAAGHIAAHESMRDGVREIKEELGLTLSFEQLAQLGVVHDEIVLPGFTDRERAFLHLYEGMPIDLEDYRLQPEEVSGMVAVEFLAFFELCMRQTEAIDARGFIETTEGRQPFHQKIGLADCVPHQLTYWQQVAIRIRRKLMDD, encoded by the coding sequence ATGGCTATTGAAAAACTAGCTTGTGTGACAGAGGATGGTGCGCTAATCGGCGTCGCGACCCGGGAGGAAGTCCATCGCCAAGGTTTGTGGCACGAGACCTTTCATTGCTGGATCGTTTCGCGTGAACAAGGCCGCACTTTGATTCATTTGCAGCTAAGAAGCCAAAATAAGGCGGATTTTCCCGGGCTTTTCGATATTACGGCAGCGGGCCATATCGCAGCGCACGAATCGATGCGAGACGGCGTTCGGGAAATTAAAGAAGAGCTTGGCTTAACGCTTTCATTTGAGCAATTAGCGCAGCTGGGTGTCGTGCATGACGAGATCGTCTTGCCTGGATTCACCGACCGCGAGCGCGCTTTTCTTCATTTGTACGAAGGCATGCCTATTGACCTGGAGGATTACCGCCTGCAACCAGAGGAAGTCTCAGGCATGGTGGCTGTCGAGTTTCTGGCATTCTTTGAACTGTGCATGAGGCAGACAGAAGCAATCGATGCCCGTGGGTTTATTGAAACGACAGAGGGAAGGCAGCCGTTTCATCAGAAAATCGGCTTGGCCGATTGCGTCCCACATCAACTCACTTACTGGCAGCAAGTGGCGATCCGCATTCGCCGCAAGTTAATGGATGACTAA
- the pxpB gene encoding 5-oxoprolinase subunit PxpB — MAFTFSPLSEQALVIETGAIINKESEQAVRKLSALLEKEAPEWLIEFIPAFTTVTVFYDPCQLKQAEVEQELKSLMAQMDEVEAPAPRQIEIPVCYGGDFGPDLRFVAEHNGLTEEEVIDIHTSGIYSVHMIGFAPGFPFIGGMSEKIAAPRRKSPRLRIPERTVGIAGMQTGVYPIKTPGGWQLIGRTPLRLFVPDQDIPSLLRAGDEIRFTQIDEAEYREQEAKQDADHS, encoded by the coding sequence TTGGCATTCACATTTTCCCCGCTCAGTGAACAGGCACTGGTCATCGAAACCGGCGCCATCATCAATAAAGAGTCGGAGCAAGCCGTCCGCAAGCTGTCGGCGCTCTTAGAAAAAGAAGCGCCGGAGTGGCTAATCGAATTCATCCCAGCGTTCACGACGGTCACGGTTTTTTATGATCCATGCCAGCTCAAACAAGCAGAGGTGGAACAGGAACTAAAATCGCTAATGGCCCAAATGGATGAGGTCGAAGCACCCGCTCCACGCCAAATCGAAATTCCGGTTTGTTATGGCGGCGATTTTGGTCCTGACCTTCGCTTTGTCGCAGAGCATAATGGCCTGACGGAAGAAGAAGTCATAGACATCCATACGTCTGGCATCTACAGCGTGCACATGATTGGGTTTGCCCCGGGCTTTCCGTTCATCGGCGGCATGTCCGAAAAAATTGCCGCACCTAGAAGGAAATCGCCGCGTTTGCGCATTCCTGAACGCACTGTCGGGATTGCCGGCATGCAAACCGGTGTCTATCCGATTAAAACACCGGGCGGCTGGCAGTTGATCGGCCGCACACCTTTGCGTCTATTTGTGCCAGACCAAGACATCCCGAGTTTGCTTCGGGCCGGAGACGAAATCCGCTTCACGCAAATCGATGAAGCTGAATACCGGGAACAGGAGGCGAAGCAAGATGCTGACCATTCGTAA
- a CDS encoding transporter substrate-binding domain-containing protein — MNKILSSKFSITALSAAAALTLSACGSDSEETAEETASAWDEIQEQGTLTVATSGTLYPTSYREEGTDELTGFEVEVVREMAERLELEIEFSEMGFDEMMTSVQTGQVDIAANDIEINEDRKEKFVFSTPFKYSYGTAIVREGDLSGIETLEDLEGKKAAGASTSVYMETARSYGAEEVTYDNATNETYLRDVAIGRTDVILNDYYLQTLAIEAFPELEIVIHPTIKYRPSEGGMVMNKGNDELVENVNNAIDEMLEDGTIAELSAEFFDGADVTQPIEIEE, encoded by the coding sequence TTGAACAAAATTTTATCATCCAAGTTTTCCATCACCGCACTTTCTGCCGCTGCAGCACTTACCTTGTCCGCATGCGGCAGCGACAGCGAAGAAACCGCTGAAGAAACAGCCAGCGCATGGGACGAAATACAAGAACAAGGCACCTTGACCGTCGCAACATCCGGTACGCTTTACCCGACTTCCTACCGTGAAGAAGGCACCGATGAATTGACCGGTTTTGAAGTCGAGGTCGTTCGCGAAATGGCTGAACGCCTTGAACTTGAAATTGAGTTTTCTGAAATGGGCTTTGACGAGATGATGACGTCCGTCCAAACTGGCCAAGTCGATATCGCCGCGAATGATATCGAGATTAACGAAGACCGCAAAGAGAAATTCGTCTTCTCTACGCCGTTCAAATATTCGTACGGGACAGCCATCGTTCGCGAAGGCGATCTTTCTGGCATCGAGACGCTAGAAGACCTTGAAGGCAAAAAAGCAGCCGGCGCTTCAACATCCGTTTATATGGAAACTGCCCGTTCATATGGCGCTGAAGAAGTGACCTACGACAACGCAACAAATGAAACGTATTTGCGCGACGTCGCAATCGGCCGCACCGATGTCATTCTCAACGATTATTATTTGCAGACACTCGCCATCGAAGCGTTCCCAGAACTCGAGATCGTTATCCACCCAACGATCAAATACCGCCCGTCTGAAGGCGGCATGGTCATGAACAAAGGTAATGACGAATTGGTCGAAAACGTCAACAATGCAATCGATGAGATGCTTGAAGACGGCACTATCGCTGAACTTTCCGCCGAGTTTTTTGACGGAGCCGATGTGACACAGCCGATTGAAATTGAAGAATAA